In a genomic window of Nitrospirota bacterium:
- the kdsA gene encoding 3-deoxy-8-phosphooctulonate synthase — protein sequence MAHEITIGSFTVGAGHRPFLIAGPCVIESEQLVLETAARIAEITTSLGIPYIFKSSFDKANRTSITSYRGPGLEQGLAILKKVKDQLGLPILTDVHTEEQATEAGKIVDVLQIPAFLCRQTDLLIAAAKTGKVVNVKKGQFLSPQEMGNAVKKVEESGNKRIVLTERGSSFGYNNLVVDMRSFPVLRSFGYPVVFDATHSVQLPGGGGTKSSGQREFVEPLACAAAGAGVDGFFMEVHPNPDEALSDGPNMVPLHQLKALLERVLRICDASQPRK from the coding sequence ATGGCACACGAAATCACAATCGGTTCATTCACAGTCGGTGCAGGTCATCGGCCCTTTCTGATCGCCGGGCCCTGTGTCATCGAGAGCGAACAACTCGTGCTGGAGACGGCAGCGCGGATTGCCGAGATCACCACGTCTCTGGGCATCCCCTATATTTTCAAGTCGTCCTTCGATAAGGCCAACCGGACCTCGATCACGTCCTATCGTGGGCCTGGTCTCGAACAGGGCCTGGCGATTCTGAAGAAGGTGAAGGATCAGCTGGGACTACCCATCTTGACGGACGTGCATACAGAGGAACAGGCGACCGAGGCAGGGAAGATTGTTGACGTGCTCCAGATTCCTGCCTTTCTCTGTCGGCAGACGGACTTGCTCATCGCGGCAGCGAAAACCGGAAAAGTGGTGAACGTCAAGAAGGGGCAGTTCCTCTCGCCGCAAGAAATGGGCAATGCGGTCAAAAAAGTCGAGGAGTCAGGAAACAAGCGGATTGTCCTGACCGAACGGGGCTCGTCGTTCGGTTATAACAATCTCGTCGTCGATATGCGGTCCTTCCCGGTCCTTCGAAGCTTCGGCTATCCGGTGGTATTCGATGCCACCCATAGTGTGCAGTTGCCGGGCGGCGGGGGCACCAAGTCCAGCGGCCAGCGCGAATTTGTCGAGCCCTTGGCCTGCGCGGCTGCCGGGGCCGGAGTCGATGGCTTCTTCATGGAAGTCCATCCCAATCCGGACGAGGCCCTCTCGGACGGGCCCAACATGGTGCCGCTTCATCAGCTCAAAGCTTTGCTGGAACGGGTTTTACGGATATGCGACGCGTCACAACCTCGAAAGTAA
- a CDS encoding glutamate mutase L codes for MTVPNPAPKSVIPQPLNVIVATDCGSTTTKAILIEKVGDEYRQTYRGEAPTTVEAPFEDVTRGVLNAIAEIEELSGRKILDGDTIITPCRDAKTGVDIYISTSSAGGGLQMMVTGVVQNMTGESAQRAALGAGAIVIDVLASNDGRLPHEKIER; via the coding sequence ATGACCGTGCCGAACCCAGCGCCCAAGTCTGTGATCCCCCAGCCTCTCAACGTCATCGTCGCCACCGACTGTGGCAGCACCACGACCAAAGCCATTCTGATCGAGAAAGTCGGCGACGAATACCGGCAGACCTATCGCGGGGAAGCCCCGACCACGGTGGAAGCGCCGTTCGAAGATGTGACCCGCGGAGTGCTCAACGCGATTGCAGAAATTGAAGAACTCTCCGGCCGAAAAATTCTGGACGGCGATACCATCATCACGCCCTGCCGCGATGCGAAGACCGGTGTCGATATTTACATCTCTACCAGCAGTGCGGGTGGCGGGTTGCAGATGATGGTGACCGGGGTGGTGCAGAACATGACGGGGGAAAGTGCGCAACGGGCCGCGCTCGGAGCCGGCGCAATCGTCATCGATGTGCTCGCGTCGAACGATGGCCGTCTGCCACATGAGAAGATCGAGCGT
- the lepB gene encoding signal peptidase I — translation MSGETNRPSSDDLTVATTDGQADAAGAPAVSQLGRKSLFREYAEAIVVAMLLAFAIRVFVVQAFKIPSGSMIPTLLIGDHILVSKLSYGIQWPSQCKFQAAFPPVNCYASQALIEFGKPQRGDVIVFRFPEDEEKDFIKRIVGGPGDTVQVRNKAIVVNGTVLDDKAFTQRIDPGIIDGTINPRDNFGPVTVPEGAYFVMGDNRDQSLDSRFWGFVREEKIRGKAFRIYWSWSGQGQWTEWVRWDRFGKAIQ, via the coding sequence ATGAGCGGGGAGACGAATCGTCCCTCATCGGACGACCTCACCGTTGCGACTACCGATGGGCAGGCGGATGCTGCGGGAGCGCCGGCGGTGTCGCAGCTCGGCCGAAAGTCGCTTTTCCGCGAATATGCGGAAGCCATCGTGGTCGCGATGCTCCTGGCCTTTGCGATCCGGGTGTTCGTCGTTCAGGCCTTCAAGATTCCCTCAGGTTCGATGATTCCGACATTGTTGATCGGGGATCATATTCTGGTCAGCAAGTTGTCCTACGGTATTCAATGGCCCAGCCAGTGCAAGTTCCAGGCGGCCTTTCCTCCCGTCAATTGTTACGCATCTCAGGCGCTCATCGAGTTCGGCAAGCCGCAGCGGGGCGACGTGATCGTGTTCCGGTTTCCCGAAGACGAGGAAAAAGATTTCATCAAGCGCATTGTCGGGGGGCCTGGCGATACCGTGCAGGTTCGGAATAAAGCCATTGTGGTGAATGGGACGGTGCTCGACGATAAAGCGTTCACGCAACGGATCGACCCGGGAATCATCGATGGCACCATCAATCCGCGCGATAACTTCGGGCCGGTGACCGTGCCTGAAGGCGCCTATTTTGTGATGGGTGACAACCGAGACCAAAGTTTGGACAGCCGGTTTTGGGGGTTCGTGCGCGAGGAGAAAATCCGCGGCAAGGCATTCCGTATCTACTGGTCGTGGAGCGGACAGGGTCAATGGACGGAGTGGGTCAGATGGGATCGATTCGGCAAAGCCATTCAGTAG
- a CDS encoding PilZ domain-containing protein, whose product MELTLPVFPEQDYFVPRMDLRRYVRKAVNLRIILADKGGLASGEVIDLTTRGCGLRLLLSLACGQCLTLKLYPGDETSAVICDLVQVQWVKGGRAGLVFLSMSLENELRLHRLCDEYLLSKVED is encoded by the coding sequence ATGGAGCTCACGTTGCCCGTCTTCCCCGAACAGGATTATTTCGTGCCACGGATGGACCTCCGGCGGTATGTGCGCAAGGCGGTGAATCTCCGCATAATCCTCGCGGACAAGGGCGGACTTGCGAGTGGAGAGGTGATTGATCTGACGACGAGAGGGTGCGGACTTCGGCTTCTCCTATCTCTCGCATGCGGGCAGTGCCTCACCCTCAAGCTCTACCCTGGCGATGAGACATCTGCGGTGATCTGCGATCTGGTACAGGTGCAGTGGGTTAAAGGGGGGCGGGCGGGCCTTGTCTTCCTCTCGATGTCGCTTGAGAACGAGCTTCGACTGCACCGACTCTGTGACGAATATCTCCTATCCAAGGTTGAGGACTAG
- a CDS encoding TIM44-like domain-containing protein has protein sequence MNRTKLIAATIVLSLIGVPTLSFAKARGGSGGGFSSGSRSGSTGSSIGSRGSRTYDQNGAKPIQQSATPKPATAPQATPAGQAPAAQPASQPSFLQRNPLLAGIAGGLAGSWLGHMLFGATESSAKTNEAGEPVGEATQATGASSSTGILLFLMLLGAGTLFYFLKVRRPAIPDFSGITRSSAVGGSLLTEPSATTGLTSTVVSDVTAADKAAFQQLLTDIQTAWSKQDLAGLRRFVTPEMLTYFSTALAENTSQDIENHVEDVVLGQAEVRESWTEDATQYATVSLHWSARDYTISLTKQRGEAGYLVEGNEEKPSESSEVWTFMRFQDGKWLLSAIQQVD, from the coding sequence TTGAACAGAACAAAACTCATTGCCGCCACCATCGTGTTGTCTCTGATCGGAGTCCCGACCCTCTCTTTCGCAAAGGCGCGAGGCGGATCCGGTGGAGGGTTCTCCAGCGGGTCACGGAGCGGAAGCACCGGGAGCAGCATCGGGAGCCGTGGATCCCGCACCTACGACCAGAACGGCGCAAAACCGATTCAGCAATCGGCCACCCCCAAGCCGGCAACTGCACCACAAGCCACACCAGCCGGCCAGGCTCCTGCAGCCCAACCGGCCAGCCAGCCTTCGTTTCTACAACGTAATCCTCTCTTGGCCGGAATCGCAGGCGGCCTCGCCGGATCGTGGCTCGGCCATATGCTCTTCGGCGCGACCGAGAGCAGCGCAAAGACGAACGAAGCCGGTGAACCGGTCGGCGAAGCCACCCAGGCAACCGGCGCCTCCAGCTCAACCGGCATTCTCCTCTTCCTCATGCTCCTGGGAGCAGGAACGCTGTTTTATTTCCTGAAAGTCCGGCGGCCGGCTATCCCTGATTTTTCCGGGATCACGAGGAGCAGCGCAGTCGGCGGGTCCCTGCTGACAGAGCCCTCCGCCACGACTGGACTGACCTCAACCGTGGTAAGTGACGTGACCGCCGCAGACAAGGCGGCCTTCCAGCAACTGCTGACCGATATTCAGACAGCCTGGAGCAAACAAGACCTGGCAGGACTGCGGCGATTCGTCACACCGGAGATGCTGACCTATTTCAGCACCGCGCTGGCAGAAAACACCAGCCAGGACATCGAGAATCACGTGGAAGATGTGGTACTGGGACAGGCGGAAGTCCGGGAATCCTGGACCGAAGATGCCACGCAGTACGCGACGGTGAGCCTGCATTGGAGCGCCCGCGACTATACGATCTCCTTGACGAAGCAGCGCGGAGAAGCAGGCTATCTCGTCGAGGGCAACGAAGAGAAGCCGTCCGAATCGAGCGAAGTCTGGACCTTCATGCGATTCCAAGACGGGAAGTGGTTGCTCTCAGCCATCCAACAAGTCGATTAG
- the plsY gene encoding glycerol-3-phosphate 1-O-acyltransferase PlsY, with the protein MNEDFLWVLMAMVGYLLGAIPFGVVVSKAMRLPDPRTVGSKNVGFTNVLRVSGKKAGVLTLLGDMGKGWVMGWAAMQWLTDERFIMLVALSTILGHLFSPFLNFKGGKGVATALGAVLGLSPSIGLLLLLIWLGAVAIWRYSSGGALAAFGCFPVVAIVNEQRQEFFVFSLIVSGLIWVKHKDNIARLWKGTESKIGQKKQG; encoded by the coding sequence ATGAACGAAGACTTTCTCTGGGTTCTCATGGCAATGGTCGGCTACTTGCTGGGTGCCATTCCCTTCGGCGTCGTCGTGTCTAAAGCGATGAGGTTGCCCGATCCGCGTACGGTCGGGAGCAAGAACGTTGGCTTCACCAATGTGCTGCGCGTGTCGGGCAAGAAGGCAGGTGTCCTCACGCTTCTTGGCGACATGGGCAAGGGGTGGGTGATGGGGTGGGCTGCCATGCAGTGGCTCACCGATGAACGGTTTATCATGCTCGTCGCCCTCTCGACGATCCTGGGCCATCTCTTCTCACCATTCCTGAACTTCAAAGGAGGGAAGGGGGTGGCGACGGCCTTAGGTGCGGTGTTGGGTCTGTCTCCCTCGATCGGACTCCTCTTGTTGCTGATCTGGCTTGGCGCGGTCGCGATCTGGCGCTACTCCTCAGGCGGCGCGCTGGCGGCCTTCGGATGCTTTCCGGTCGTGGCGATCGTGAATGAGCAGAGACAGGAGTTTTTTGTGTTTTCCTTGATCGTCAGCGGGCTGATCTGGGTCAAACACAAAGACAATATCGCGCGGCTCTGGAAGGGGACAGAATCTAAAATAGGGCAAAAAAAACAGGGATAG
- a CDS encoding HNH endonuclease, whose product MRDVEDQKCLKVVAEALHKELSRRLGRIIRLRTVLPLKESHTNGWRVELGSLGLGEPRLEVWFCEWADTKGQRRIWYGFYAAQADKLRKRVAALPEALRPVRRLSERDMRLAAGSRSDDVLRKPLDPGDYDRPIYEEFDESEGQYAYYGLFDSALPESEDTVLGIVVRATSFFETVIKSQQAKVQVQEKDQDQEDAYAHYENRQVVRQHLAREQSHPLAEQCKRRDNYRCQVCEMTFRELYGDIGKAFAEAHHIIPLNRLANTVEASLSDLVTVCANCHRMLHKLDGGEEDLAKLRRMLHRR is encoded by the coding sequence ATGCGCGATGTAGAAGACCAGAAATGTCTCAAGGTGGTTGCTGAAGCACTGCACAAAGAACTTTCCAGACGGCTCGGTAGAATCATTCGTCTGCGTACCGTGCTCCCGCTCAAAGAATCCCACACCAATGGGTGGCGTGTCGAACTAGGATCGTTGGGGCTGGGAGAGCCACGATTAGAGGTCTGGTTTTGTGAATGGGCCGACACGAAAGGCCAACGACGTATATGGTACGGCTTCTATGCCGCGCAGGCAGACAAGCTGCGGAAGAGAGTCGCCGCATTGCCCGAGGCCCTTCGGCCTGTGCGACGGTTGAGCGAGCGGGACATGAGACTCGCTGCCGGTTCACGATCGGACGATGTGCTCAGAAAACCGTTGGACCCTGGTGACTATGACCGTCCCATCTACGAGGAGTTTGACGAGAGTGAGGGGCAGTATGCCTACTACGGGTTGTTCGATTCTGCTCTTCCGGAGAGCGAAGATACGGTTTTGGGCATCGTGGTCCGTGCAACGAGTTTTTTCGAAACTGTCATCAAGAGCCAGCAGGCCAAGGTACAGGTGCAGGAGAAAGATCAGGATCAGGAGGACGCCTATGCGCATTATGAAAACCGCCAGGTGGTACGCCAGCACCTGGCTCGTGAACAGAGCCATCCGTTAGCTGAACAATGTAAGCGGCGGGACAATTATCGCTGTCAGGTCTGTGAGATGACCTTTCGTGAACTGTATGGGGACATTGGTAAAGCCTTTGCCGAAGCACACCACATCATTCCGCTGAATCGCCTTGCGAACACTGTAGAGGCGTCTCTCAGCGATCTGGTCACTGTCTGTGCCAATTGCCACCGGATGCTGCATAAACTTGATGGAGGAGAAGAGGATCTGGCGAAGCTGAGGAGAATGCTGCACCGTCGGTAA
- the rfaE1 gene encoding D-glycero-beta-D-manno-heptose-7-phosphate kinase, which produces MGSIRQSHSVGKATSQAAAGSGGQGRGGEASPKALRQYIQRFPQASVLVIGDLILDHYIWGRVSRISPEAPVPVVQVDSESLRLGGAANVFNNVLALGGKADLCGVIGSDETGRMLLKELGGTRSGRGGVVIDQDRPTTRKSRVIAHNQQIVRYDVERRAELKPAMQRRILRYVESRLRELSCLVVSDYAKGVVSATLMTDLTRLAALRGIPLIVDPKVEHFSYYKGATVITPNHLEATQAAGVHGDDDQASDEAGAIIRQRLGCQAVLITRGEKGMSLYEGDGVSWHIPTQARQVYDVTGAGDTVIGTLALALSTGASMRDAAALANYAAGVVVGMVGTATLSAQQLSEALGND; this is translated from the coding sequence ATGGGATCGATTCGGCAAAGCCATTCAGTAGGAAAAGCCACGAGCCAAGCAGCTGCGGGCTCCGGGGGGCAGGGGCGTGGAGGCGAGGCCTCTCCCAAAGCGCTTCGGCAGTATATTCAGCGGTTCCCGCAAGCCAGCGTGCTCGTCATCGGCGACCTCATTCTCGACCATTATATATGGGGCCGTGTGAGCCGTATCTCGCCGGAAGCCCCGGTTCCGGTCGTCCAGGTCGACTCCGAATCCTTGAGGCTCGGCGGTGCCGCGAACGTCTTCAATAACGTGCTGGCCTTGGGGGGCAAAGCGGATTTGTGCGGTGTCATCGGCTCCGACGAAACCGGACGGATGCTCCTCAAAGAATTGGGGGGGACCCGTTCAGGACGCGGCGGGGTCGTGATCGACCAGGACCGCCCAACCACCAGGAAGTCCCGCGTCATCGCTCACAATCAGCAGATCGTGAGGTACGACGTCGAGCGCCGGGCAGAACTGAAACCGGCGATGCAGCGGCGGATTCTCCGCTATGTCGAATCGCGGTTACGGGAGTTATCCTGCCTCGTCGTGTCGGACTATGCCAAGGGTGTGGTCAGCGCGACCTTGATGACGGACCTTACGCGGCTTGCGGCGCTTCGAGGGATCCCCTTGATCGTCGACCCGAAAGTCGAACACTTCAGCTACTACAAGGGGGCGACGGTCATCACGCCGAACCACCTTGAGGCGACCCAAGCCGCCGGGGTGCATGGCGATGACGATCAGGCGAGCGACGAAGCCGGCGCGATCATCCGGCAGCGTTTGGGATGCCAAGCGGTGCTCATTACGCGCGGGGAAAAAGGCATGAGTCTGTACGAGGGAGACGGAGTCTCCTGGCATATCCCGACACAGGCCCGCCAGGTCTACGATGTCACCGGAGCGGGCGATACGGTGATCGGGACGTTGGCGCTCGCGCTGTCGACCGGCGCCTCGATGAGAGACGCGGCAGCGCTGGCCAACTATGCGGCGGGTGTCGTCGTCGGCATGGTCGGCACCGCGACCCTATCGGCACAGCAACTTTCGGAGGCCCTCGGCAATGACTGA
- the kdsB gene encoding 3-deoxy-manno-octulosonate cytidylyltransferase, translating into MTDTAASVMVVIPARFGSSRFPGKPLVMLGQKPMIQHVYEQAAACPGVKEVLVATDDERIRQAVIGFGGRAALIGGDFRTGTDRVAGAARKFGGDYFLNLQGDEIPLQPDLLSDLIEPFITSGAGMGTLKRTIDSTDDLHNSSVVKVVTDQAGNALYFSRAPIPLVRDDPSRQAVGGLHYIHLGLYIYRRDTLLKLAALPTGRLEDAEKLEQLRALEHGIPIRVWETKHASLRVDTPEDVGPVTEQLQQFDDIKKELGLLKPVPPKS; encoded by the coding sequence ATGACTGATACGGCTGCGTCCGTCATGGTGGTGATTCCGGCTCGGTTTGGATCGTCGCGCTTTCCAGGCAAACCCCTCGTCATGCTGGGCCAGAAGCCCATGATCCAGCATGTGTATGAGCAGGCTGCGGCCTGCCCAGGTGTGAAAGAGGTGTTGGTTGCGACCGATGACGAACGAATCCGGCAGGCGGTGATCGGATTCGGCGGGCGGGCCGCGCTGATAGGCGGCGACTTTCGGACCGGCACCGATCGAGTCGCAGGCGCGGCGCGCAAGTTTGGCGGCGACTACTTTTTGAATCTGCAGGGAGATGAGATTCCGCTTCAGCCGGACTTGCTCTCGGATCTCATCGAGCCCTTCATCACAAGCGGCGCCGGAATGGGCACGCTGAAGCGTACCATCGATTCCACGGACGACCTGCACAATTCCTCAGTGGTCAAGGTGGTGACCGATCAGGCCGGCAATGCCCTGTATTTCTCGCGCGCGCCGATCCCCTTGGTGCGGGACGATCCCAGCCGCCAGGCCGTCGGAGGGTTGCATTACATTCATCTCGGTCTGTACATCTACCGGCGCGACACGTTGCTGAAGTTGGCGGCTCTTCCCACAGGACGGTTGGAAGATGCGGAAAAGCTCGAGCAGTTGCGCGCCTTGGAGCATGGCATTCCAATCAGAGTATGGGAAACCAAACATGCCTCTCTGCGGGTGGATACGCCGGAGGATGTCGGCCCGGTGACGGAACAGCTTCAACAGTTTGACGACATCAAGAAGGAATTGGGTTTATTGAAGCCGGTTCCACCCAAGTCCTAA
- a CDS encoding CTP synthase: protein MSKFIFVTGGVVSSLGKGLASASIGNLLESRGLKITFLKLDPYINVDPGTMNPYQHGEVYVTDDGAETDLDLGHYERYTSLTLTKENNYTTGRIYHSVISKERRGDYLGGTVQVVPHVTDEIKQCIMRISQGIDVTIVEIGGTVGDIESLPFLEAIRQMPYDVGRENVLYVHLTLVPYIGAAGELKTKPTQHSVNKLREIGIQPHILLCRTDRYLPPELKGKIAMFCNVEKDAVITAKDVDTIYEVPIVFRKEGLDELIVRLLHLETGPPNLREWDAMVQKIKHPKHEVSVALVGKYAGLKECYKSLAESLVHGGIDHETKVNIEWIESEEIERQGTERILREVDGILVPGGFGARGIEGKIASIRYAREHQIPFFGLCLGMQCATIEFARNVAGLAGANSAEFDEASPYPVIHLMSDQQSVSDKGGTMRLGSYVCKLGEGTLAQKMYGVSEVRERHRHRYEFNNAYREQLLAKGLVLSGLSPDGRLVEIVELKDHPWFLATQFHPEYNSRPHRPHPLFSGFVGAALRRKCGH, encoded by the coding sequence ATGAGCAAGTTCATTTTTGTCACGGGCGGAGTGGTCTCCTCCCTGGGGAAGGGGCTCGCCTCAGCCTCGATCGGCAACCTGCTCGAAAGCCGGGGGTTGAAGATCACGTTCCTCAAGCTCGATCCCTACATCAACGTCGATCCAGGCACGATGAATCCCTATCAACATGGGGAAGTCTATGTGACGGACGACGGCGCGGAGACAGACCTGGATCTGGGCCACTATGAACGGTACACGTCTCTGACCCTGACCAAAGAAAACAACTACACGACCGGCCGGATCTACCATTCGGTCATCAGCAAAGAGCGTCGCGGCGATTATCTCGGCGGGACCGTGCAGGTGGTGCCTCACGTGACCGACGAGATCAAACAATGCATCATGCGTATCTCGCAGGGGATCGACGTCACGATCGTGGAAATCGGCGGCACGGTCGGCGACATCGAGAGTTTGCCATTTCTCGAAGCGATTCGGCAGATGCCCTACGACGTCGGCCGTGAGAACGTGCTCTATGTCCATCTCACACTGGTGCCCTATATCGGAGCGGCCGGTGAGCTGAAGACCAAACCGACGCAGCATTCCGTCAACAAGCTGAGGGAAATCGGTATCCAGCCGCATATTCTCCTTTGTCGGACCGACCGGTATCTGCCGCCGGAACTCAAGGGCAAGATCGCGATGTTCTGCAATGTTGAAAAAGACGCGGTCATCACGGCCAAGGACGTCGATACGATCTATGAAGTGCCGATCGTGTTCCGGAAGGAAGGGTTGGACGAGCTGATCGTGCGCCTGCTCCATCTCGAGACCGGTCCTCCGAACCTGCGCGAATGGGATGCCATGGTCCAGAAGATCAAGCATCCCAAGCATGAAGTCTCCGTCGCGCTGGTCGGTAAATATGCCGGATTGAAGGAATGTTATAAGAGTCTCGCGGAGTCGCTGGTCCATGGCGGCATCGACCATGAGACGAAGGTGAATATCGAGTGGATCGAGTCGGAGGAGATTGAACGGCAGGGGACCGAACGGATTCTGCGTGAGGTCGATGGCATCCTGGTGCCAGGCGGGTTCGGCGCGCGCGGGATCGAAGGGAAAATCGCCTCGATTCGCTACGCCAGGGAGCATCAGATTCCGTTTTTCGGCCTGTGCCTCGGTATGCAATGCGCGACGATCGAGTTCGCACGGAACGTCGCCGGGTTGGCCGGCGCCAACAGCGCGGAATTCGATGAGGCCTCCCCCTATCCCGTCATTCATTTGATGTCGGATCAGCAGTCCGTCAGCGACAAGGGCGGGACGATGCGGCTTGGGTCCTATGTCTGTAAGCTTGGGGAGGGAACCCTTGCCCAAAAGATGTACGGAGTGAGCGAAGTGCGTGAACGCCATCGGCACCGGTACGAATTCAATAATGCCTACCGTGAGCAATTGCTCGCCAAGGGCCTTGTGCTGAGCGGGCTTTCGCCGGACGGTCGGCTCGTCGAGATCGTCGAATTAAAAGACCATCCGTGGTTCCTGGCGACGCAATTCCATCCGGAATACAATTCGAGGCCCCACCGGCCCCATCCTCTCTTTAGTGGTTTTGTCGGCGCAGCGTTACGCCGAAAGTGCGGCCATTAG
- the pgsA gene encoding CDP-diacylglycerol--glycerol-3-phosphate 3-phosphatidyltransferase has translation MNRVLAVWKSVGQESLNLPNFITLTRILLIPVFVVLFATPTPDRSLSAAIVFVVAAVTDMLDGYLARRNGQVTTLGKLLDPIADKLLVLSALILLLNIDRVSALVAILIIAREVAVTGIRAIAAGEGMVIAAETTGKYKMALQVVAIVMLILEGTFLSGLGNLHLAGIVTLYLSLVLGYVSGAQYVWSFWKQVVAKGL, from the coding sequence ATGAATCGCGTATTGGCGGTATGGAAATCGGTCGGGCAGGAATCGCTCAACCTGCCGAACTTCATTACGCTCACCCGCATCCTCTTGATTCCGGTCTTCGTGGTGCTCTTTGCTACGCCGACTCCGGATCGATCGCTGAGCGCGGCCATTGTATTTGTCGTTGCAGCGGTCACCGATATGTTGGATGGCTATCTGGCCCGTCGGAACGGCCAGGTGACCACACTCGGAAAGCTGTTGGATCCCATCGCCGATAAGTTGTTGGTCCTCTCCGCCTTGATTCTCCTGCTCAACATCGATCGTGTCAGCGCGCTGGTTGCAATACTCATCATCGCACGCGAGGTTGCAGTCACCGGTATTCGAGCCATAGCCGCAGGCGAGGGTATGGTGATCGCGGCTGAGACGACGGGCAAGTATAAGATGGCGCTGCAAGTCGTGGCGATCGTGATGTTGATTCTCGAGGGCACGTTCTTGTCTGGTCTGGGTAATCTGCACCTTGCCGGTATCGTGACCCTGTATCTGTCGCTCGTGCTTGGCTATGTCTCCGGAGCTCAATATGTATGGAGCTTCTGGAAGCAGGTCGTCGCTAAAGGACTGTAG
- a CDS encoding KpsF/GutQ family sugar-phosphate isomerase, which translates to MVQRLDRGFSDAVDLLYACKGKVVVSGMGKSGLIGQKIAATMASTGTPSFFLHPAEGLHGDLGMLARGDVLIAISNSGETQEILQLLPFMERMSIPVVAIVGRMVSTLAKNSDVALDVSVAEEACPMGLAPTASTTATLAMGDALAVALLEKRGFKEQDFAQFHPGGTLGRRLLVKVRDVMHVGAELPQVKDSVSASAALLEMSAKKLGMTTVVDRAGALTGIITDGDLRRFLQQGGDFSKITAGALASRHPKLIGPDELAAKAVEMMERYSITTLVVAESAKRIVGVVHLHDLLKHGIV; encoded by the coding sequence ATGGTGCAGCGTCTCGATCGTGGTTTCTCGGATGCGGTTGACTTGCTCTATGCCTGTAAGGGCAAGGTGGTCGTCTCGGGCATGGGGAAGTCCGGTTTGATCGGTCAGAAGATCGCCGCGACGATGGCCAGCACCGGGACGCCCTCGTTCTTTCTCCACCCGGCTGAAGGGCTTCACGGCGATCTGGGTATGTTGGCGCGGGGCGATGTGCTCATTGCGATTTCGAACAGCGGAGAGACGCAGGAGATTCTGCAGCTCCTGCCCTTTATGGAGCGGATGAGCATTCCAGTCGTGGCGATCGTCGGCCGCATGGTTTCGACCCTGGCGAAGAACAGCGACGTTGCGTTAGATGTGTCCGTGGCAGAAGAGGCCTGTCCCATGGGATTGGCGCCGACGGCAAGCACGACCGCGACGCTTGCGATGGGCGACGCCTTGGCCGTGGCCCTCCTTGAGAAGCGCGGATTCAAGGAGCAGGATTTTGCGCAGTTTCATCCTGGCGGAACGCTCGGGCGCCGTCTGCTGGTGAAAGTGCGGGACGTCATGCATGTCGGCGCGGAGCTCCCACAAGTGAAAGATAGCGTCTCAGCCTCGGCAGCCCTGCTGGAAATGTCTGCGAAGAAACTCGGTATGACCACGGTCGTCGATCGAGCCGGCGCATTGACGGGGATTATCACCGACGGAGATTTGCGGCGGTTTCTCCAACAGGGCGGGGACTTCTCCAAGATCACTGCCGGGGCTCTGGCCTCGCGCCATCCCAAGTTGATCGGACCGGATGAGTTGGCAGCCAAGGCGGTCGAAATGATGGAGCGGTATTCCATCACCACGCTCGTCGTCGCGGAATCGGCCAAGCGCATCGTCGGGGTCGTACATTTGCACGACTTGCTCAAGCACGGCATCGTTTAA